The following coding sequences are from one Devosia neptuniae window:
- a CDS encoding DMT family transporter, with product MPGLIYLAIAIVGEVIATSFLRASAGFTQLVPTIVVVVGYGITFYFFSLALQTIPVGIGYAIWSGVGIVLVSIIAYFVYGQTLDLPALIGIGLILAGVLVINLFSQSSTH from the coding sequence ATGCCCGGTCTGATCTATCTCGCCATCGCCATTGTCGGCGAGGTGATCGCCACGTCCTTCCTGCGCGCCTCGGCCGGGTTTACCCAGCTTGTCCCCACCATCGTGGTGGTGGTGGGCTATGGCATCACCTTCTATTTCTTTTCGCTCGCCTTACAGACCATCCCCGTCGGGATCGGCTACGCTATCTGGTCCGGTGTCGGCATCGTGCTGGTCTCGATCATCGCCTATTTCGTCTATGGGCAGACGCTGGACCTGCCTGCGCTGATCGGCATCGGGCTGATACTGGCCGGGGTGCTCGTCATCAATCTCTTCTCGCAATCATCCACGCATTGA
- the murD gene encoding UDP-N-acetylmuramoyl-L-alanine--D-glutamate ligase, whose amino-acid sequence MRFEEPVLLYGAGREAISTAAFLKAHQPDLKLYVTVDSGQADIPGTEQIAADDLGMAIRDHRFGLIVKSPGVSRYKPVFDIARHSGIPVTSNLNLWGATYRHGRTVIAITGTKGKSTTATLTHLMLTRSGIDAGLAGNVGVAPLDIADRHPVVIFELSSYQTADMNFLPDIAAVTNLYPEHVDWHGSVERYYADKLHLINRDGSFPVALGAGAKGNALVAHAVRDHRRLLRELTTEELAAIDKVAIGSRLKGSHNVDNARLAAQIALAAGASLEGVVAGIAAFVPLPHRLEEHQFGGTIFVNDSISTTPEATKAALAAYKGFRIALIAGGHEREQDYTELASLLAGYGVTTLACLPVTGARLASAAIAAAPHITVLAEPDLASAMHTLSGYSKQFDAIILSPGAPSYNQFKNFEERGVRFVGLAQAIFG is encoded by the coding sequence ATGCGGTTTGAAGAACCCGTCCTGCTCTATGGCGCCGGCCGCGAGGCCATTTCTACCGCAGCCTTTCTCAAGGCGCACCAGCCCGATCTCAAGCTTTATGTGACGGTCGATAGCGGGCAGGCCGATATTCCCGGCACCGAGCAGATTGCGGCGGACGACCTGGGCATGGCGATCCGCGACCATCGCTTCGGCCTCATCGTCAAAAGCCCGGGCGTGTCGCGCTACAAGCCGGTGTTCGACATTGCCCGCCATTCCGGCATACCGGTGACGTCCAATCTCAATCTCTGGGGCGCCACCTATCGTCATGGCCGCACGGTCATCGCCATTACCGGCACCAAAGGCAAATCCACCACCGCGACGCTGACCCATCTGATGCTGACCCGTTCGGGCATCGACGCCGGGCTGGCGGGCAATGTGGGCGTCGCTCCACTCGACATCGCCGACCGGCACCCGGTCGTCATCTTCGAATTGTCGAGCTACCAGACCGCCGACATGAACTTTTTGCCTGATATCGCGGCGGTGACCAATCTTTATCCCGAGCATGTCGACTGGCACGGCTCGGTCGAGCGCTATTACGCGGACAAACTGCACCTGATCAATCGCGACGGCAGTTTCCCGGTGGCACTGGGCGCCGGCGCCAAGGGCAATGCGCTGGTGGCCCACGCCGTGCGTGACCATCGCCGCCTGTTGCGCGAGCTGACCACGGAAGAGCTGGCGGCCATCGACAAAGTGGCCATCGGCTCGCGCCTCAAGGGGAGCCACAATGTGGACAATGCCCGCCTCGCCGCCCAGATCGCTCTGGCCGCCGGCGCCAGCCTTGAGGGCGTGGTGGCCGGGATCGCCGCCTTCGTGCCCCTGCCGCATCGGCTGGAGGAACACCAATTCGGCGGCACCATTTTCGTCAATGACTCGATCTCGACCACGCCCGAAGCCACCAAGGCGGCACTCGCGGCCTATAAGGGCTTCCGCATCGCGCTGATCGCGGGCGGGCACGAGCGCGAGCAGGACTATACTGAACTCGCGAGCCTCTTGGCCGGCTATGGCGTGACCACGCTAGCCTGCCTCCCAGTCACCGGCGCCCGCCTCGCCTCGGCCGCGATAGCGGCAGCGCCCCACATCACCGTATTGGCGGAGCCCGACCTCGCCAGCGCCATGCACACGCTCTCCGGCTACAGCAAGCAATTCGACGCAATCATCCTCTCGCCCGGAGCGCCCTCCTACAACCAGTTCAAGAATTTCGAGGAGCGTGGCGTACGATTTGTTGGGCTGGCGCAAGCGATCTTTGGCTAG